The following proteins are co-located in the Robbsia betulipollinis genome:
- a CDS encoding RidA family protein, translated as MTAPRFLMIDQAPTPVAPFSHAVETDGWLFVTGQMPTWPDDDAAPLPQGIAAQTQRVMDNLILVLEGSGYALADVVQVRAYLTDFQRDYAVMNETYRRYFPEGRLPARTCIGVTGLARDALVEIDLIARRAHDPSVQMGQGG; from the coding sequence ATGACCGCACCCCGTTTTCTGATGATCGACCAGGCGCCCACGCCGGTCGCACCGTTCTCGCACGCGGTGGAAACCGACGGCTGGCTGTTCGTCACCGGCCAGATGCCCACCTGGCCCGACGACGATGCTGCGCCGCTGCCGCAAGGCATCGCGGCGCAGACCCAGCGGGTCATGGACAATCTGATCCTGGTGCTCGAGGGATCGGGATATGCGCTGGCCGACGTGGTTCAGGTCCGCGCCTATCTCACCGATTTCCAGCGTGACTACGCGGTGATGAACGAGACCTATCGGCGGTATTTCCCGGAGGGGCGCCTGCCGGCGCGTACCTGCATCGGCGTGACCGGGCTGGCGCGCGACGCGCTGGTCGAAATCGACCTGATCGCGCGCCGCGCCCACGACCCATCCGTGCAGATGGGGCAGGGTGGCTGA
- the araG gene encoding L-arabinose ABC transporter ATP-binding protein AraG: MTEQSDYYLSLDNVSVRFPGVLALDRVSFGVKPGEVLGLMGENGAGKSTLLKVLSGVNQPAAGHVVLQGQPRAFTTTRAAIDAGIAIIYQELHLVPELTVAENLMLGQIPNRLGVVDRRQMVARAMAEIQRLGETLDPDIAVKHLSIGQRQMIEIGKALMRDARVIAFDEPTSSLSARESDRLFEIIRALRAEGRSIIYVTHRMDEVYTLCDRVTVFRDGRHVQTFDTVATLERDRLISAMVGRSIEDVYGYRGRACGDIKLTVKDLCGPGLSAPANFTARAGEIVGFFGLVGAGRSELMKLIYGAVPKTSGQIELRGAQIDFKSPRDAVRAGVALCPEDRKQEGIVAIASVSDNLNISCRRRFSPGGFLLDRKREEKVTQEYIGKLGIKTRTGETLIGTLSGGNQQKVILSRWLAEDIDIFLMDEPTRGIDVGARSEIYSLLYGLAEAGRTVIVVSSDLAEVIGVADRILVMKEGQIVGELPKAQATPEQLIRMALPH, from the coding sequence ATGACTGAGCAAAGCGACTATTACCTATCCCTGGACAACGTTTCCGTACGCTTCCCCGGGGTGCTCGCCCTCGATCGGGTGTCGTTCGGCGTGAAGCCCGGCGAGGTGCTGGGCTTGATGGGAGAAAACGGCGCGGGTAAATCGACGTTGCTCAAGGTGCTGTCGGGCGTGAACCAGCCGGCCGCCGGGCATGTCGTCCTGCAGGGTCAGCCGCGCGCGTTCACCACGACGCGCGCGGCCATCGACGCCGGCATCGCGATCATCTACCAGGAACTCCACCTGGTACCGGAACTGACGGTCGCGGAAAACCTGATGCTGGGTCAGATTCCGAACCGTCTCGGTGTCGTCGACCGCCGGCAGATGGTCGCGCGGGCGATGGCGGAGATCCAGCGTCTGGGCGAGACGCTCGATCCGGATATCGCCGTCAAGCACCTGTCGATCGGCCAGCGTCAGATGATCGAGATCGGCAAGGCGCTGATGCGCGACGCGCGGGTCATCGCCTTCGACGAGCCGACCAGTTCGCTGTCGGCCCGCGAATCGGACCGGCTGTTCGAGATCATCCGCGCGCTGCGCGCGGAGGGCCGCTCGATCATCTACGTGACGCACCGGATGGACGAGGTCTACACGCTGTGCGACCGCGTCACGGTGTTTCGCGACGGCCGCCACGTCCAGACCTTCGACACGGTGGCGACGCTGGAGCGCGACCGGCTGATCAGCGCGATGGTGGGCCGCTCGATCGAGGACGTCTACGGCTATCGCGGCCGCGCCTGCGGCGACATCAAGCTGACGGTCAAGGATCTGTGCGGCCCCGGTCTCTCGGCGCCGGCGAACTTCACCGCGCGCGCCGGCGAGATCGTCGGCTTCTTCGGTCTGGTGGGCGCGGGCCGCTCCGAGCTGATGAAGCTGATCTATGGCGCCGTGCCCAAGACCAGCGGGCAGATCGAATTGCGCGGGGCGCAGATCGATTTCAAGAGTCCGCGCGACGCGGTGCGCGCCGGCGTGGCGCTGTGCCCGGAAGACCGCAAGCAGGAAGGCATCGTGGCGATCGCCTCGGTATCGGACAACCTCAACATCAGTTGCCGCCGACGCTTCAGCCCGGGTGGGTTCCTGCTCGACCGCAAGCGCGAGGAAAAGGTCACCCAGGAGTACATCGGCAAACTGGGCATCAAGACGCGCACCGGCGAGACGCTGATCGGCACGCTCTCGGGCGGCAACCAGCAGAAGGTCATCCTGAGCCGCTGGCTCGCGGAGGACATCGACATCTTCCTGATGGACGAGCCGACGCGCGGCATCGACGTCGGCGCGCGCAGCGAGATCTACTCCTTGCTGTACGGGCTGGCGGAGGCGGGCCGCACGGTGATCGTGGTGTCGAGCGACCTGGCCGAAGTGATCGGCGTCGCCGACCGGATCCTGGTCATGAAGGAAGGACAGATCGTCGGCGAATTGCCCAAGGCCCAGGCCACGCCCGAGCAGTTGATCCGGATGGCGTTGCCGCACTAG
- a CDS encoding NUDIX hydrolase codes for MSKHLSSGVVLFNARGEILLCHATQTRHWDIPKGMGDPGETRRETALREMREETGIVLAASRLCDLGEFDYRPDKALHLFGVRTAAGEIDPARCVCVSLFPSLRDGRAIPEMDAFRWVAPPDVARFASRSLGRLFAHSLPLDALFARLEAF; via the coding sequence ATGAGCAAACATTTATCGTCGGGCGTCGTACTGTTCAATGCGCGCGGCGAGATCCTGCTTTGTCACGCGACCCAGACCCGGCACTGGGATATTCCCAAAGGCATGGGCGACCCGGGCGAGACGCGGCGCGAAACCGCGCTGCGGGAAATGCGCGAGGAAACCGGCATCGTGCTCGCGGCGTCGCGTCTGTGCGATCTTGGCGAGTTCGATTATCGGCCCGACAAGGCGCTGCATCTGTTCGGCGTGCGCACCGCCGCGGGCGAGATCGATCCGGCACGGTGCGTATGCGTTTCCCTGTTTCCGAGCCTGCGCGACGGCCGGGCGATTCCCGAGATGGATGCGTTCCGGTGGGTGGCGCCGCCGGACGTCGCGCGTTTCGCGAGCCGCAGCCTGGGTCGTCTGTTCGCGCACAGCCTGCCGCTCGACGCGCTGTTCGCGCGGCTCGAAGCATTCTAG
- a CDS encoding metal ABC transporter solute-binding protein, Zn/Mn family, whose amino-acid sequence MHIAPRPHRARGIPALFARIGLSVILLAVAAAPAHAAPAAHVAQVVAAENFYGALIQQLGGPQVSVTSVLSNADQDPHSFEASPKIARALARADLVVYNGAAYDPWMTPLLKASTHVGRTEIVAAALLGTPAGANPHLWYEPRTMPALARAVAAYLSARDPAHAADYRQRLADFLAAMQPVAAKIASLREKYRGTKVSATEPVFGYMAEAIGLDMQNERFQMAVMNEAEPSAADVGAFEQGLKSKTIKVLIYNAQTSGQMSRRLLSIARTAGVPVVPVSETQPAGMRYPQWMLDQLDRLDQALAHPPAQ is encoded by the coding sequence ATGCATATCGCGCCACGACCGCACCGCGCCCGCGGCATCCCGGCTCTGTTCGCCCGTATCGGCCTGAGTGTCATTCTACTCGCCGTCGCCGCGGCACCCGCTCATGCGGCACCGGCGGCGCACGTCGCGCAGGTGGTGGCGGCCGAGAACTTCTACGGTGCGTTGATACAGCAACTGGGCGGCCCGCAAGTCAGCGTCACGAGCGTGCTGTCGAACGCCGACCAGGATCCGCATAGTTTCGAGGCCAGCCCGAAGATCGCCCGGGCGCTCGCCCGCGCCGATCTGGTCGTGTACAACGGCGCGGCCTACGACCCGTGGATGACGCCCCTGCTCAAGGCATCGACGCATGTCGGCCGCACGGAAATCGTCGCGGCGGCGCTGCTCGGCACGCCCGCCGGCGCCAATCCCCATCTCTGGTACGAGCCGCGCACGATGCCGGCGCTGGCCCGGGCGGTGGCGGCTTACCTGAGCGCACGCGACCCGGCGCACGCGGCCGACTATCGGCAACGCCTCGCGGACTTCCTCGCTGCGATGCAGCCGGTCGCGGCGAAAATCGCCAGCCTGCGCGAGAAGTACCGCGGTACGAAAGTCAGCGCGACCGAGCCGGTGTTCGGGTACATGGCCGAGGCGATCGGCCTGGACATGCAGAACGAGCGCTTCCAGATGGCCGTGATGAATGAAGCCGAACCCAGCGCGGCCGATGTCGGCGCGTTCGAACAAGGCTTGAAATCGAAGACGATCAAGGTCCTGATCTACAACGCGCAGACGTCGGGTCAGATGAGCCGGCGCCTGCTGTCGATCGCCCGGACCGCCGGCGTGCCCGTCGTGCCCGTCAGCGAGACGCAGCCCGCCGGCATGCGCTACCCGCAATGGATGCTCGACCAGCTCGATCGGCTCGACCAGGCGCTCGCGCATCCGCCTGCGCAATGA
- a CDS encoding arabinose ABC transporter substrate-binding protein, translating to MMGFFKKLACASVVGASLAAPFAAGTAHADEPIKIGYLVKMPEQAWFINEQRAATDYAKQNHFTVINIGVPDGEKVLSAIDNLGAQGAKGFVICAPDVRLGQAIRARAKRYNMKFVTVDDQLVDSAGKPIADIPHLGLSSFNIGMQAGEAISAEMKHRGWKPEETGALRITDYELPTAKLRTDGATKTLLAGGFPQANIYDAPQKTTDDEGGFNAASPVLSKHANVKHWVIFGMNEETVLGAVRATEQLHIAPADVVGVGINGAGEAFAEFQKKTPTGFYGTIAVSSTTHGRESVKNVYNWVTKNEMPPLYKESTGTLMTRDNWQQVRKDLGI from the coding sequence ATGATGGGATTTTTCAAGAAACTTGCTTGCGCATCGGTCGTGGGCGCCAGCCTCGCCGCACCATTCGCCGCCGGCACCGCGCACGCCGACGAGCCGATCAAGATCGGCTATCTGGTGAAGATGCCGGAACAGGCGTGGTTCATCAACGAGCAGCGTGCGGCCACCGACTACGCCAAGCAGAATCATTTCACCGTCATCAACATCGGCGTGCCCGACGGCGAGAAGGTGCTTTCCGCAATCGACAACCTGGGCGCGCAGGGCGCCAAGGGCTTCGTGATCTGTGCGCCGGACGTGCGGCTCGGCCAGGCCATCCGCGCGCGGGCGAAGCGCTACAACATGAAGTTCGTCACGGTCGACGACCAGTTGGTGGATTCGGCCGGCAAGCCGATCGCCGACATTCCGCACCTGGGACTGTCGTCGTTCAATATCGGCATGCAGGCGGGCGAGGCGATCTCGGCGGAAATGAAGCACCGCGGCTGGAAGCCGGAGGAAACCGGGGCGTTGCGCATCACCGACTATGAATTGCCGACCGCGAAGCTGCGCACCGACGGCGCGACGAAGACGCTGCTGGCCGGCGGCTTCCCGCAGGCCAACATCTACGACGCGCCGCAGAAGACGACCGACGACGAAGGCGGCTTCAACGCCGCCTCGCCGGTGCTTTCCAAGCACGCGAACGTCAAGCACTGGGTGATCTTCGGCATGAACGAAGAAACCGTGCTGGGCGCGGTGCGGGCGACGGAGCAACTGCATATCGCGCCGGCGGACGTGGTCGGCGTGGGCATCAACGGCGCCGGCGAAGCGTTCGCCGAGTTCCAGAAGAAGACGCCGACGGGCTTCTACGGCACGATCGCCGTCAGCTCGACCACGCATGGCCGCGAAAGCGTGAAGAACGTGTACAACTGGGTCACGAAGAACGAGATGCCGCCGCTGTACAAGGAATCCACCGGCACCCTGATGACGCGTGACAACTGGCAGCAGGTCCGCAAGGATCTGGGTATCTGA
- the araH gene encoding L-arabinose ABC transporter permease AraH, with protein sequence MHSPQPPSAPAPADNPKASVGARERVARTWDLINKSGIVVVFVLLFIALSAAVPDFLTTRNIQGLLLSVTLIGSIAVTMMFVLALGEVDLSVASIVAFSGVVTSVLITATHSVLFGVAVGILAGGAVGLVNGVLVARFRINSLIVTLAMMEVVRGLAYITSNGDAVMISEERFFDLGAGEFMHISYPVWSNIIGFVIFGFLLKKTVFGKNVLAVGGNAEAARLAGLSVVRIKITVFVLQGLVAGLSGVILASRMSLGDPKTSVGLELGVISACVLGGVSLTGGVATISGVLVGVLIMGSVQDAMSLLNVPTFYQYLIRGGILLLAVLFDQFRRSKRAV encoded by the coding sequence ATGCACTCCCCTCAACCTCCGTCCGCTCCGGCCCCGGCCGACAATCCCAAAGCCAGCGTCGGCGCGCGCGAACGCGTGGCCCGCACCTGGGACCTGATCAACAAATCCGGCATCGTCGTGGTGTTCGTGCTGCTGTTCATCGCACTGTCCGCGGCGGTGCCGGACTTCCTCACGACCCGCAACATCCAGGGCCTGCTGCTGTCGGTGACGCTGATCGGTTCGATCGCCGTCACGATGATGTTCGTGCTGGCGCTCGGCGAGGTCGACCTCTCGGTGGCGTCGATCGTCGCCTTCTCCGGGGTGGTGACCTCGGTGCTGATCACCGCCACCCATAGCGTGCTGTTCGGCGTCGCGGTCGGCATCCTCGCGGGCGGAGCGGTCGGGCTGGTCAACGGCGTGCTGGTCGCGCGCTTTCGGATCAACTCGCTGATCGTCACGCTGGCGATGATGGAAGTGGTGCGCGGCCTGGCCTACATCACGTCCAACGGCGACGCGGTGATGATCTCCGAGGAGCGCTTCTTCGACCTGGGCGCCGGGGAATTCATGCACATCAGCTACCCGGTGTGGAGCAACATCATCGGTTTCGTGATCTTCGGCTTTCTGCTGAAGAAAACCGTTTTCGGCAAGAACGTGCTCGCCGTGGGCGGCAACGCCGAAGCGGCGCGTCTCGCGGGGTTGTCGGTGGTGCGCATCAAGATCACCGTGTTCGTGCTGCAGGGTCTGGTCGCGGGTCTCTCCGGCGTGATCCTGGCGTCGCGGATGAGCCTGGGCGACCCGAAAACCTCGGTGGGCCTCGAACTCGGCGTGATCTCCGCCTGCGTGCTGGGCGGCGTGTCGCTGACCGGCGGCGTCGCGACGATTTCCGGCGTGCTGGTGGGCGTGCTGATCATGGGTTCGGTACAGGACGCGATGAGCCTGCTGAACGTGCCCACCTTCTATCAGTACCTGATCCGCGGCGGCATCCTGCTGCTCGCCGTGCTGTTCGACCAGTTCCGCCGCTCCAAGCGCGCGGTCTGA
- a CDS encoding metal ABC transporter permease, translating into MFEFDFMTNAFIASGIVAVVAGIVGYFLVLRGQTFAGHALAHVGFTGATGAVLLGIAPLWGIVGFTLSAGLGMGLLGEKLAGRDLAIGMILSLSLGCGLLFVHFFTAYAGQVTALLFGNVLGVDRTTLWQLALLGAVSLLGLGAIARPLIFTTLQPELAEAKGVSLRRVSMLFLAIVALAVALSTQIVGVLLVFTLMVGPAAAAQNLTPRFARGVALAALLAVAEAWLGITLAFYTDWPSSFWITACSAAIYLASLFWPWWRGRMTAR; encoded by the coding sequence ATGTTTGAATTCGATTTCATGACGAATGCCTTCATCGCCTCGGGCATCGTCGCCGTGGTCGCGGGCATCGTCGGCTATTTCCTGGTCCTGCGCGGCCAGACCTTCGCCGGGCACGCGCTCGCCCACGTGGGCTTCACCGGCGCGACGGGCGCGGTCCTGCTCGGGATCGCGCCACTGTGGGGCATCGTCGGTTTCACGCTGAGCGCGGGTCTGGGCATGGGGCTGCTCGGCGAGAAACTGGCGGGCCGCGATCTCGCGATCGGCATGATCCTGTCGTTGTCGCTCGGCTGCGGTCTGTTGTTCGTGCATTTCTTCACCGCCTATGCCGGGCAGGTGACCGCGCTGCTGTTCGGCAATGTGCTGGGGGTGGACCGCACCACGCTCTGGCAACTGGCGCTGCTCGGCGCGGTGAGCCTGCTGGGGCTGGGCGCGATCGCGCGGCCGCTGATCTTCACCACGCTGCAGCCGGAACTCGCGGAGGCGAAAGGTGTATCGCTGCGGCGCGTGTCGATGCTGTTCCTGGCGATCGTCGCGCTGGCGGTGGCGCTGAGCACGCAGATCGTCGGCGTGCTGCTGGTGTTCACGCTGATGGTCGGGCCGGCGGCCGCGGCGCAGAACCTGACACCGCGTTTTGCCCGGGGCGTGGCGCTGGCGGCGCTGCTGGCAGTCGCCGAAGCCTGGCTGGGCATCACGCTGGCCTTCTACACGGATTGGCCCTCGAGTTTCTGGATCACGGCCTGTAGCGCGGCGATCTACCTCGCGAGCCTCTTCTGGCCGTGGTGGCGCGGCCGCATGACGGCGCGCTGA
- the groES gene encoding co-chaperone GroES: MNLRPLHDRVIVKRLDQETKTASGIVLPDSAAEKPDQGEVLAVGPGKRDDKGVQNALDVKVGDRVLFGKYAGQTVKVDGDELMVMREEDIMAIVNR, encoded by the coding sequence ATGAACCTGCGTCCCTTGCATGATCGCGTCATCGTCAAGCGTCTCGACCAAGAAACCAAGACCGCCTCGGGTATCGTGTTGCCGGATTCGGCCGCCGAAAAGCCGGATCAGGGCGAAGTCCTGGCAGTGGGTCCCGGCAAGCGGGACGACAAGGGCGTGCAAAATGCGCTCGACGTGAAGGTGGGTGATCGTGTGCTGTTCGGCAAGTACGCTGGTCAGACCGTGAAGGTCGACGGCGACGAGCTGATGGTCATGCGCGAAGAAGACATCATGGCGATCGTCAACCGATAA
- a CDS encoding metal ABC transporter ATP-binding protein: MTTQNASLPTAIALDAVSIALGQRTILEQVSLSINAGEFVGVLGPNGAGKTTLMRALLGLVPLAAGRIALFGEPAAGARRLVGYMPQIRAMTQAQRVSGRDFVACVLDGERWGLPRLDAAGRRAVDAALDAVGATELGRRAVGEMSGGERQRLLLAQCLVGQPRILLLDEPLISLDPHRQQSVVDLVAEVSHRLGITTLFSAHELNPLLGAIDRVLYLGNGAAALGTVEDVITGPILSRLYGAPIDVIRVDGRIFVMSGGQMMEKDAHHHHV, encoded by the coding sequence ATGACGACGCAGAATGCCTCCCTCCCGACCGCCATCGCGCTGGACGCGGTCAGCATCGCGCTCGGGCAGCGCACGATCCTCGAACAGGTGAGCCTGTCGATCAACGCGGGGGAATTCGTCGGCGTGCTGGGTCCGAACGGTGCCGGCAAGACCACGCTCATGCGGGCGCTGCTGGGGCTGGTGCCGCTGGCGGCCGGCCGCATCGCCCTCTTCGGCGAACCCGCGGCAGGCGCCCGGCGTCTGGTCGGGTACATGCCGCAGATCCGCGCGATGACGCAGGCGCAACGGGTATCCGGGCGTGATTTCGTCGCCTGCGTGCTCGACGGCGAGCGTTGGGGCCTGCCGCGTCTGGACGCCGCCGGACGCCGCGCGGTCGACGCCGCGCTCGATGCGGTGGGCGCCACCGAACTCGGCCGACGCGCGGTCGGCGAGATGTCGGGCGGCGAGCGGCAGCGGCTGTTGCTCGCGCAATGCCTGGTGGGCCAGCCGCGCATCCTGCTGCTCGACGAACCGTTGATCAGTCTGGACCCGCATCGCCAGCAAAGCGTGGTCGACCTGGTCGCGGAAGTCTCGCACCGGCTGGGCATCACCACGCTGTTTTCCGCGCACGAACTCAATCCCCTGCTGGGCGCGATCGACCGCGTGCTCTACCTCGGCAACGGCGCCGCCGCGCTGGGCACGGTGGAGGACGTGATCACCGGACCGATCCTGAGCCGGCTCTACGGCGCCCCGATCGACGTGATCCGGGTGGACGGCCGCATCTTCGTGATGTCCGGCGGACAAATGATGGAAAAGGACGCGCATCACCACCATGTTTGA
- a CDS encoding LysR family transcriptional regulator, which yields MNRDAQSNWFIRARLKTRQLLLLATMDEEGNVRRAAEVIGMAQPAASKLLKDLEDMLGVSLFDRTPQGMRPTVYGEVMIRHARMVLSDLSHAYDEISSLRAGLAGEVRIGTIAVAGASIVARAVARIKRDYPRLRVSIQVETSNLLLPLLAQGELDIMIGRVLEGQAPVRHGRNYGLNHGLKYEPLGREPLCLVVRPGHPLLARDDLSLAALCGEPWILHPSGSVLRHRIDMLFASLGLAPPLNVVNTGSLPVIASLLEQSDMLAVLPTEIARQYEGYGVMQILPLVLCCELDNFGIITRFSQLPSPAATLVLDVLREIGLDASGLDAQGLASG from the coding sequence ATGAATCGCGATGCCCAATCGAACTGGTTCATCCGCGCGCGGCTGAAGACGCGGCAGTTGCTGCTGCTGGCGACGATGGACGAAGAAGGCAATGTGCGCCGCGCCGCCGAGGTGATCGGCATGGCGCAGCCGGCCGCCTCGAAGCTGTTGAAGGATCTGGAGGACATGCTGGGCGTGAGCCTGTTCGACCGCACGCCGCAAGGCATGCGGCCGACGGTCTACGGGGAAGTCATGATCCGGCATGCGCGGATGGTCCTGTCCGACCTGTCGCACGCCTACGACGAGATTTCGTCGCTGCGTGCCGGTCTGGCCGGCGAAGTGCGCATCGGTACGATCGCGGTGGCGGGCGCGTCGATTGTCGCGCGCGCGGTGGCGCGCATCAAGCGGGATTACCCTAGGCTGCGGGTCTCGATCCAGGTCGAGACCTCGAATCTGCTGCTTCCCCTGCTGGCGCAGGGCGAACTGGACATCATGATCGGGCGGGTGCTGGAAGGGCAGGCGCCGGTGCGTCACGGGCGCAACTACGGACTCAACCATGGGCTCAAGTACGAGCCGCTGGGACGCGAACCGCTCTGCCTGGTGGTGCGTCCCGGCCATCCCCTGCTCGCGAGAGACGACCTCTCGCTCGCCGCGCTGTGCGGCGAGCCGTGGATCCTGCATCCCTCCGGCAGCGTGCTGCGGCATCGCATCGACATGCTGTTCGCCTCGCTGGGTCTGGCGCCGCCGTTGAACGTCGTCAATACCGGCAGCCTGCCGGTGATCGCCTCGCTGCTGGAGCAAAGCGACATGCTGGCGGTGTTGCCCACCGAAATCGCACGCCAGTACGAAGGCTATGGCGTGATGCAGATCCTGCCGCTGGTGCTGTGCTGCGAACTGGACAATTTCGGCATCATCACGCGCTTCTCGCAGTTGCCGTCGCCGGCTGCGACCCTGGTGCTCGACGTGCTGCGCGAGATCGGGCTCGACGCCAGCGGGCTCGACGCGCAGGGCCTGGCGTCCGGCTAG
- the groL gene encoding chaperonin GroEL (60 kDa chaperone family; promotes refolding of misfolded polypeptides especially under stressful conditions; forms two stacked rings of heptamers to form a barrel-shaped 14mer; ends can be capped by GroES; misfolded proteins enter the barrel where they are refolded when GroES binds), translating into MAAKEVSFGDSPRAKMVEGVNILANAVKVTLGPKGRNVVLERSFGGPTITKDGVSVAKEIELKDRFQNLGAQMVKEVASRTSDNAGDGTTTATVLAQAIVREGQKFVVAGLNPMDLKRGIDKAVIAAVEELKKLSKPCTTTKEIAQVGSISANSDTSIGDRIAEAMDKVGKEGVITVEDGKSLEDELEVVEGMQFDRGFLSPYFVTNPEKQFAILDNPYVLLHDKKISNIRDLLPILEQVAKSSRPLLIIAEDIEGEALATLVVNSIRGILKTVAVKAPGFGDRRKAMLEDIAILTGGQVIAEETGLTLEKATLAELGQAKRIEVGKENSTIIDGAGEAKNIEARVSQIRAQIEEASSDYDREKLQERVAKLAGGVALIKVGAATEVEMKEKKARVEDALHATRAAVEEGIVPGGGVALIRAREAIKGLKGLNADQDAGIKIVLRAMEEPLRQIVSNGGEEASVVVAEVKKGTGNYGYNASTGEYGDLVEAGVVDPTKVTRTALQNAASVAGLLLTTDCAVVELPKEEAPAGGGMPGGMGGMGGMGMDM; encoded by the coding sequence ATGGCAGCGAAAGAAGTCTCGTTTGGCGATAGCCCCCGCGCAAAGATGGTCGAGGGCGTCAACATCCTGGCCAATGCGGTCAAGGTCACCCTGGGCCCGAAGGGCCGCAACGTCGTGCTCGAGCGCAGCTTCGGCGGCCCGACGATCACCAAGGACGGTGTGTCGGTCGCCAAGGAAATCGAACTGAAGGACCGCTTCCAGAATCTGGGCGCGCAGATGGTCAAGGAAGTCGCGTCGCGCACCAGCGACAACGCCGGCGACGGCACGACGACGGCGACCGTGCTGGCACAGGCGATCGTGCGCGAAGGCCAGAAGTTCGTGGTCGCGGGCCTGAACCCGATGGATCTGAAGCGCGGTATCGACAAGGCGGTCATCGCGGCGGTCGAAGAGCTCAAGAAGCTGAGCAAGCCGTGCACGACGACCAAGGAAATCGCGCAGGTCGGCTCGATCTCGGCGAACAGCGACACGTCGATCGGCGATCGCATCGCTGAAGCGATGGACAAGGTCGGCAAGGAAGGCGTGATCACCGTCGAAGACGGCAAGTCGCTCGAGGACGAGCTGGAAGTGGTCGAAGGCATGCAGTTCGACCGTGGCTTCCTGTCGCCGTACTTCGTCACGAACCCGGAAAAGCAGTTTGCGATTCTGGACAACCCGTACGTCCTGCTGCACGACAAGAAGATCTCGAACATCCGCGATCTGCTGCCGATCCTCGAACAGGTCGCGAAGTCGAGCCGTCCGCTGCTGATCATCGCAGAAGACATCGAAGGCGAAGCGCTGGCGACCCTGGTCGTCAACAGCATCCGCGGCATCCTGAAGACCGTCGCCGTCAAGGCGCCGGGCTTCGGCGACCGTCGCAAGGCGATGCTGGAAGACATCGCGATCCTGACCGGTGGTCAGGTCATCGCCGAGGAAACCGGTCTGACGCTCGAGAAGGCTACGCTGGCGGAACTGGGCCAGGCGAAGCGCATCGAAGTGGGCAAGGAAAATTCGACGATCATCGACGGTGCCGGCGAAGCGAAGAACATCGAAGCTCGCGTCTCGCAGATCCGTGCGCAGATCGAGGAAGCCTCGTCGGATTACGACCGTGAGAAGCTGCAGGAACGCGTCGCCAAGCTGGCTGGCGGTGTGGCGCTGATCAAGGTGGGCGCGGCGACCGAAGTCGAAATGAAGGAAAAGAAGGCACGTGTCGAAGACGCACTGCACGCCACGCGCGCAGCCGTCGAAGAAGGCATCGTTCCTGGCGGCGGCGTGGCGCTGATCCGCGCTCGTGAAGCGATCAAGGGCCTGAAGGGCTTGAACGCCGATCAGGACGCCGGCATCAAGATCGTGCTGCGCGCGATGGAAGAGCCGCTGCGTCAGATCGTGTCGAACGGTGGCGAAGAAGCCAGCGTCGTCGTCGCGGAAGTGAAGAAGGGCACGGGCAACTACGGCTACAACGCATCGACCGGCGAGTACGGCGATCTGGTGGAAGCCGGCGTCGTCGACCCGACGAAGGTCACGCGCACCGCGCTGCAGAACGCTGCATCGGTCGCCGGCCTGCTGCTGACGACGGATTGCGCGGTCGTCGAACTGCCGAAGGAAGAAGCACCTGCCGGCGGCGGCATGCCGGGCGGCATGGGCGGCATGGGCGGCATGGGCATGGACATGTAA